The following are from one region of the Corylus avellana chromosome ca1, CavTom2PMs-1.0 genome:
- the LOC132185061 gene encoding proteasome subunit alpha type-7-like, translating to MARYDRAITVFSPDGHLFQVEYALEAVRKGNAAVGVRGSDIVVLGVEKKSTPKLQDSRSVKKIVSLDDHVALACAGLKADARVLINRARIECQSHRLTVEDPVTVEYITRYIAGLQQKYTQSGGVRPFGLSTLIAGFDPYTGVPSLYQTDPSGTFQAWKANATGRNSNSMREFLEKNYKETSRQETVKLAIRALLEVVESGGKNIEIAVMTKEHGLRQLEEAEIDAIVADIDAEKAAAEAAKKGPARET from the exons atggcgAGGTACGACCGAGCGATAACGGTTTTCTCGCCGGACGGGCACTTGTTCCAGGTGGAGTACGCCCTCGAAGCTGTTCGGAAAGGCAACGCCGCCGTCGGCGTCCGCGGCTCCGATATCGTCGTTCTCGGCGTCGAAAAGAAGTCCACACCCAAACTCCAAGACTCCAG ATCTGTTAAGAAGATTGTGTCCTTGGATGATCACGTTGCATTGGCCTGTGCCGGTTTGAAAGCAGATGCTCGTGTGCTGATAAACAGGGCACGCATTGAATGTCAGAGCCATAGGCTTACGGTTGAGGATCCTGTAACTGTTGAATATATAACACGTTACATTGCAGGTCTGCAGCAGAAATATACGCAAAGTGGGGGTGTAAGACCATTTGGCCTTTCAACTTTGATTGCAGGTTTCGACCCGTACACTGGTGTCCCATCTCTCTATCAGACAGATCCATCAGGAACATTTCAAGCGTGGAAAGCCAATGCGACTGGGAGAAACTCAAATTCGATGAGGGAGTTTCtagaaaagaattataaagaAACTTCCAGACAAGAAACTGTGAAGTTGGCGATTCGTGCTTTGCTTGAA gTTGTTGAGAGTGGAGGGAAGAATATAGAAATTGCCGTGATGACAAAAGAGCATGGGCTGCGCCAACTTGAGGAAGCTGAAATTGATGCCATTGTTGCTGATATTGATGCAGAGAAGGCAGCAGCAGAGGCTGCAAAGAAGGGCCCTGCAAGGGAGACCTAG
- the LOC132186568 gene encoding amino acid permease 3-like — MLPRSRTLPSRIHHGAVEERHDIRHYLQVEVQPKAQAETEAINPQSNYSKCFDDDGRLKRTGTFWTATAHIITAVIGSGVLSLAWAIAQLGWVAGPAVMVLFALVNVYTSGLLAHCYRAGDPITGQRNYTYMDAVKANLGGRKVMLCGLIQYINLFGIAIGYTIAASVSMMAIKRSNCFHKSGGKDPCHMSSNGYMITFGIIEVIFSQIPDFDQVWWLSIVAAVMSFTYSSVGLSLGVAKVAENGSFKGSLMGISIGTQTHAGTVTSMQKLWRSLQALGAIAFAYSFSIILIEIQDTIRSPPAEHKTMKKATLFSIAVTTIFYMLCGSMGYAAFGNDSPGNLLTGFGFYNPYWLLDIANVAIVVHLVGAYQVFCQPLFAFIEKWSARKWPKSDFVTAEYDIPIPFFGLYQLNFFRLVWRTIFVIMTTLISMLMPFFNDVVGILGAFGFWPLTVFFPIEMYIAQKKIAPWTSRWFGLQIISMTCLLISIAAAVGSFAGVALDLKTYKPFRTSY, encoded by the exons ATGTTGCCAAGGAGTCGTACACTTCCATCAAGAATCCACCATGGAGCC GTGGAAGAGAGGCATGACATCAGGCATTACTTGCAAGTGGAGGTCCAGCCTAAAGCCCAGGCTGAGACTGAAGCCATAAACCCTCAGTCCAACTACTCCAAGTGCTTTGATGATGATGGCCGCTTGAAGAGAACTG GGACTTTCTGGACTGCAACTGCTCACATTATCACTGCAGTTATTGGGTCAGGGGTGCTCTCATTGGCATGGGCCATAGCTCAGCTTGGTTGGGTTGCAGGGCCTGCTGTCATGGTACTCTTTGCCCTTGTCAACGTCTATACTTCAGGCCTCCTAGCACATTGCTATAGGGCAGGTGACCCCATTACTGGACAGAGAAATTACACCTACATGGATGCTGTCAAGGCCAACTTAG GGGGGAGAAAGGTCATGTTATGTGGGCTGATTCAGTACATAAACCTGTTTGGCATCGCCATAGGGTATACAATTGCAGCATCAGTCAGCATGAT GGCAATAAAGAGATCAAACTGTTTCCACAAGAGTGGTGGGAAAGATCCGTGTCACATGTCAAGCAATGGGTACATGATAACATTTGGAATCATAGAGGTGATATTTTCTCAGATTCCGGATTTTGATCAAGTATGGTGGCTCTCTATAGTCGCAGCAGTTATGTCATTCACATACTCCAGTGTGGGTCTTAGTCTTGGCGTAGCCAAAGTTGCAG AAAATGGGAGCTTCAAAGGAAGCCTAATGGGTATTAGTATAGGGACACAAACACATGCAGGAACAGTCACTTCTATGCAGAAGTTGTGGAGGAGTTTGCAAGCTCTTGGAGCTATTGCCTTTGCATATTCTTTTTCCATCATCCTCATTGAGATTCAG GATACAATAAGATCTCCTCCTGCAGAGCACAAGACCATGAAGAAGGCTACTTTATTCAGCATCGCCGTCACCACGATCTTCTATATGCTCTGTGGATCCATGGGATATGCAGCCTTTGGTAACGACTCCCCCGGAAATCTTTTAACTGGATTCGGATTCTACAACCCCTACTGGCTGCTGGACATTGCCAATGTAGCAATTGTTGTTCATCTCGTCGGTGCATATCAG GTCTTTTGCCAGCCTTTATTTGCATTTATAGAAAAATGGAGTGCACGAAAGTGGCCAAAGAGTGACTTTGTGACAGCAGAATATGACATACCTATCCCCTTCTTTGGTCTTTACCAGCTTAACTTCTTCCGGCTAGTATGGAGGACAATCTTTGTTATCATGACAACCTTAATATCCATGCTCATGCCTTTCTTCAATGATGTTGTTGGAATACTTGGAGCCTTTGGATTCTGGCCATTGACAGTTTTCTTCCCCATTGAGATGTACATTGCGCAGAAGAAGATTGCACCTTGGACAAGCAGGTGGTTTGGGCTTCAGATAATCAGTATGACATGTCTTCTCATTTCTATAGCCGCTGCAGTTGGCTCCTTTGCAGGAGTTGCTCTGGATCTCAAGACTTACAAGCCATTCAGAACTAGTTATTAA
- the LOC132163319 gene encoding protein EARLY-RESPONSIVE TO DEHYDRATION 7, chloroplastic-like: protein MSASKPSQTPNPLYPQVILSNPEANTPFSTNPTSSSAPSSSLYPPVDVNGLAENLFPAEDDAVSGISSSSLSSEDVIIRVPGVLVHLIEKDRSVELASGELEIVGLRQGDNVVAVLARVGDEVQWPLAKDEAAVKLDDAHYFFSLRVPATGSVGNGEEDDEDFGSQECEMLNYGLTIASKGQEALLEELDRVLEKYSCFSVQKVGDLGDWEVLDGSVARETTPEELDSKEKKELMGESSAAYWTTLAPNVEDYSSHVAKLIAAGSGQLIWGILWCGDVTVDRLRWGNEFLKKRMSQSFNSEISPEVMKRMKRVKKLTKMSEKVASGVLSGVVKVSGFFTSSIVNSTVGKKFFSLLPGEIVLASLDGFAKVCDAVEVAGRNVMSTTSVVTTGLVSQRYGERAAQVTNEGFDAAGYAIGTAWAVFKIRKAINPKSVIKPTTLAKAAAEANSAERKAKYKK, encoded by the exons ATGTCTGCCTCGAAGCCCTCGCAAACCCCAAACCCTCTCTACCCACAAGTCATTCTCTCTAACCCAGAAGCCAATACTCCATTTTCGACCAACCCCACTTCTTCTTCAGCGCCGTCTTCGTCCCTATACCCTCCCGTTGACGTGAACGGCCTCGCCGAGAATCTCTTCCCGGCCGAAGACGACGCCGTTTCTGGGATCTCTTCAAGTTCGCTATCCTCCGAAGATGTTATTATCAGGGTTCCAGGCGTGTTGGTTCACCTCATTGAGAAAGACCGCAGTGTGGAGCTCGCTTCCGGTGAGCTCGAAATTGTTGGCCTCAGGCAAGGCGATAACGTAGTCGCAGTTCTTGCTCGTGTAGGCGATGAGGTTCAGTGGCCGTTGGCGAAGGACGAGGCTGCCGTGAAGCTCGATGACGCGCATTACTTCTTTTCTCTTCGGGTTCCGGCAACTGGGTCGGTGGGAAATGGTGAGGAGGATGATGAAGATTTTGGGAGTCAAGAGTGCGAGATGTTGAACTATGGGTTGACGATTGCGTCAAAGGGACAAGAGGCTTTGTTGGAGGAATTGGACAGGGTTTTGGAGAAGTATAGCTGTTTTTCGGTGCAGAAGGTTGGGGATCTTGGGGATTGGGAGGTGTTGGATGGCTCGGTGGCGAGGGAGACGACTCCGGAAGAGTTGGATTCGAAGGAGAAGAAGGAGTTGATGGGGGAGAGCTCGGCGGCGTACTGGACGACTCTGGCGCCGAATGTGGAGGACTATAGTAGCCACGTGGCGAAGCTGATTGCGGCGGGGTCGGGGCAGCTGATTTGGGGCATTTTGTGGTGCGGTGATGTGACTGTTGATAGGTTGAGGTGGGGAAATGAGTTCTTGAAGAAGAGGATGAGTCAGAGTTTCAATTCGGAGATTAGCCCGGAAGTGATGAAGAGGATGAAAAG GGTTAAAAAGTTGACAAAGATGTCGGAGAAGGTGGCTTCTGGAGTCCTTTCTGGGGTTGTCAAAGTCTCTGGATTCTTTACAAGCTCAATAGTGAACTCTACTGTGGGCAAGAAATTTTTTAGCCTTCTCCCTGGAGAAATTGTCCTTGCTTCCTTGGATGGATTCG CCAAGGTCTGTGATGCTGTTGAAGTTGCTGGAAGGAATGTCATGTCGACCACTTCAGTTGTGACTACCGGGCTTGTTTCACAGAG GTATGGAGAACGAGCAGCACAAGTGACAAATGAGGGATTTGACGCTGCAGGGTATGCTATTGGTACAGCTTGGGCTGTGTTCAAGATAAGGAAGGCTATCAACCCCAAGAGTGTAATCAAACCAACAACTCTTGCCAAAGCAGCTGCTGAAGCGAACTCTGCTGAAAGGAAGGCTAAATATAAGAAGTAA
- the LOC132165579 gene encoding pentatricopeptide repeat-containing protein DOT4, chloroplastic-like, with product MRKLGLDPNSFTVVGVIVSTAGLRSSVLGQSVHGLVVKTGLESDTIVVTAILDMYAKCGTMIDSYKVFKGLKSPGLISCNAVVAGFVHNKLFEEGLLLFNQFRKSGLVPNAATVLGLIRGCIALESKRLCECIHGLIVKFALVFDVSVNNSILDMYSSLTDLDAAAKIFGEMEGKDVISWTTMMGLMIGLEYASNALELFCKMRDSGIRHDTVVIINLISACAILRDLKRGRQVHAQAVVCGFGSEISLANSLIAMYSKCSDLYSSRTIFDQTTQKSLVSWTAMILGCAQNGHPREALNLLVEARLEENFCLDPTMLIGALTASGGLAAFELCQQLHCFTFEAGFSSYRPVQNSLISTYSKCGMVELAHNVFKEMGYLRDVVSWNAILNGYGINGHGKTAITLYHEMRRCGEDPDSATYLCILSACSHAGLVNGGLVIFNQMVEMNRIKPSEEHYGCVVDLLARAGCLPDAIGFARKFLEGMGRNVWRALLSGCLLHGNVRLAELAASKICERDPEGYDQVVLLSNVYASVGRFQDAESLRSSLKKKGLLKNPGISLLNGIPYDFG from the coding sequence ATGCGGAAATTGGGTTTGGATCCTAATTCTTTCACCGTGGTTGGTGTTATTGTTAGCACTGCAGGCTTGCGAAGCTCGGTGCTTGGACAATCCGTTCATGGACTGGTTGTTAAAACTGGGTTAGAGTCTGATACGATAGTGGTCACTGCTATCTTAGATATGTATGCCAAGTGTGGAACTATGATTGACTCTTATAAAGTATTTAAGGGACTGAAGAGCCCGGGTTTGATTTCGTGCAATGCAGTGGTAGCCGGGTTTGTACATAACAAACTCTTTGAAGAGGGACTTTTGCTGTTTAACCAGTTCCGGAAGTCTGGTTTGGTACCTAATGCAGCTACGGTGTTAGGTCTTATTAGGGGTTGCATTGCTTTGGAGTCAAAGAGGCTTTGTGAATGTATCCATGGATTAATTGTTAAATTTGCACTTGTTTTTGATGTATCTGTCAATAATTCGATTCTTGATATGTATTCAAGTTTAACAGATTTAGATGCTGCAGCTAAAATATTTGGTGAGATGGAAGGCAAAGATGTTATTAGTTGGACAACAATGATGGGTTTGATGATTGGCCTTGAATATGCCTCTAATGCACTGGAGCTTTTCTGCAAAATGAGGGATAGTGGGATCCGTCATGACACTGTGGTCATCATAAATCTCATTTCAGCTTGTGCAATCCTCAGGGATTTAAAGAGAGGGAGACAAGTCCATGCTCAAGCTGTTGTTTGTGGATTTGGATCTGAAATCTCTCTGGCAAACTCTCTCATTGCGATGTATTCCAAGTGCAGTGATTTGTATTCTTCGAGAACTATATTTGATCAAACAACTCAAAAGAGTTTGGTTTCATGGACGGCAATGATTTTGGGCTGTGCACAGAATGGACACCCAAGAGAAGCTTTGAATCTCTTGGTTGAAGCAAGACTAGAGGAAAACTTTTGCCTTGATCCAACAATGTTGATTGGTGCTTTAACTGCTTCTGGTGGGCTTGCTGCTTTTGAGCTCTGCCAGCAGCTccattgttttacttttgaagctGGCTTCTCCTCTTATAGACCCGTTCAGAATAGTCTCATATCAACATACTCGAAGTGTGGGATGGTGGAACTTGCCCACAATGTTTTTAAGGAGATGGGTTATCTTCGAGACGTAGTCTCTTGGAATGCGATTTTAAATGGGTATGGGATTAATGGTCATGGGAAAACTGCTATCACCCTCTACCATGAGATGAGGCGGTGTGGAGAAGATCCTGATAGTGCGACCTACCTGTGCATTTTGAGTGCTTGCAGCCATGCAGGTTTGGTGAATGGTGGTCTGGTGATATTCAATCAGATGGTGGAAATGAATAGAATAAAACCAAGCGAAGAGCATTATGGTTGTGTAGTTGACTTGCTTGCAAGGGCAGGCTGCTTACCTGATGCGATTGGGTTTGCTAGAAAATTTTTGGAAGGGATGGGCCGAAATGTTTGGAGAGCTTTGCTGAGTGGATGTCTGCTTCATGGCAATGTTCGGCTTGCAGAACTTGCAGCAAGCAAAATATGTGAGCGGGATCCAGAAGGATATGATCAAGTTGTGCTTCTTTCAAATGTTTATGCATCAGTTGGTAGGTTTCAGGATGCTGAATCATTGAGATCAAGCCTGAAGAAGAAGGGGTTGTTAAAAAATCCAGGGATCAGCTTACTTAATGGGATTCCATATGATTTTGGATGA
- the LOC132177328 gene encoding subtilisin-like protease SBT1.6: MASYSIFFFFFLFLCGFVSQVFTDSTHKTVKTFIFRVDSHTKPSIFPTHYHWYASEFADPLAILHVYDTVFHGFSASLAPEQVSSISQHPSVLAVFEDRRRELHTTRSPQFLGLRNQRGLWSDSDYGSDVIVGVFDTGIWPERRSFWDKNLGPVPKRWKGTCEAGEKFAAINCNRKLIGARFFIKGHEAAGASSGVPPITLMNDTVEYRSPRDADGHGTHTASTAAGRYSFQASMAGYAAGVAKGVAPKARLAVYKVCWKDSGCFDSDILAAFDSAVSDGVDVISISIGGGDGVSSPYYLDPIAIGAYGAVSRGVFVSSSAGNEGPSAMTVTNLAPWLTTVGAGTIDRSFPAVVILGDGRKLSGVSLYAGAPLNGKMYPLIYPGKSGIFSASLCMENSLEPNVVRGKIVICERGNSPRVAKGLVVKKAGGVGMILANGAYNGEGLVGDAHLLPACAVGADAGNLLKKYISSTSNPTVTIDFRGTQLGIKPAPVVASFSGRGPNALSPEILKPDLIAPGVNILAAWTDAVGPTGLDSDTRKTEFNILSGTSMACPHVSGAAALLKSAHPDWSPAAIRSAMMTTASVIDNRAHPMTEESTGKPATAYDFGAGHLNLDRAMDPGLVFDITNDDYVNFLCAIGYGPKLIQVVTRIPAKCPAKKPAPENLNYPSIAALFSGASKVGPSSKTFVRTVTNVGPMRSVYVARVEAPKGVTVTVKPTTLAFAAGVTRRSFVVTVTADTRNLVLDDSGAVFGSLSWSDGTHVVRSPIVVTQLNPL, encoded by the coding sequence atggccTCCTattcaatcttcttcttcttctttctctttctatgCGGTTTTGTGTCTCAGGTTTTTACAGATTCAACCCATAAAACGGTTAAGACCTTTATCTTCCGAGTGGATTCTCACACCAAACCCTCCATTTTCCCCACCCACTACCACTGGTACGCCTCCGAGTTTGCCGATCCACTCGCTATTCTACACGTGTACGACACCGTTTTCCATGGCTTCTCTGCCAGTCTCGCACCGGAGCAAGTGTCCTCAATAAGTCAACACCCCTCGGTGCTTGCAGTCTTCGAGGACCGCCGGCGGGAGCTTCACACCACGCGCTCTCCTCAGTTCCTTGGCCTCCGGAACCAGCGTGGCCTGTGGTCAGATTCCGACTATGGCTCAGATGTTATCGTCGGTGTATTCGACACTGGAATCTGGCCCGAACGGCGTAGCTTCTGGGACAAGAATCTCGGTCCGGTTCCGAAACGGTGGAAAGGGACCTGCGAGGCCGGAGAGAAGTTCGCGGCGATCAATTGCAACCGGAAGCTTATCGGAGCGAGGTTTTTCATTAAAGGTCACGAGGCCGCTGGTGCGAGCTCCGGCGTACCGCCGATTACATTGATGAACGATACAGTGGAGTACCGATCTCCGAGAGACGCCGACGGCCATGGTACCCACACGGCGTCCACTGCCGCAGGACGGTACTCTTTCCAGGCGAGCATGGCCGGTTACGCTGCCGGAGTTGCAAAAGGCGTGGCTCCGAAAGCGAGACTCGCGGTCTACAAGGTCTGCTGGAAGGACTCCGGATGCTTCGATTCCGACATCCTTGCCGCCTTCGACTCCGCAGTCTCTGATGGTGTCGACGTCATCTCAATCTCGATCGGAGGCGGAGACGGCGTATCTTCCCCTTACTATCTCGATCCGATCGCAATCGGAGCATACGGCGCTGTTTCCAGAGGTGTTTTCGTCTCGTCCTCCGCTGGAAACGAAGGCCCCAGCGCAATGACTGTGACAAACCTCGCTCCCTGGCTTACGACCGTCGGCGCAGGCACCATCGACCGTAGCTTCCCAGCGGTCGTCATCCTCGGAGACGGGCGGAAGCTATCCGGCGTGTCGCTCTACGCCGGAGCGCCACTCAACGGCAAAATGTACCCTCTGATTTATCCAGGCAAGTCCGGTATATTCTCTGCCTCGCTGTGCATGGAGAATTCCCTGGAACCCAATGTTGTCAGGGGCAAGATCGTAATTTGTGAGAGAGGAAACAGTCCGAGAGTGGCCAAAGGCCTGGTGGTGAAGAAGGCCGGCGGCGTCGGAATGATCCTCGCCAACGGGGCTTACAACGGCGAAGGACTCGTCGGCGACGCTCATCTCCTCCCCGCCTGCGCAGTTGGTGCCGACGCGGGCAATCTCCTCAAGAAATACATCTCATCGACCTCCAATCCCACGGTCACCATCGATTTCCGTGGAACTCAACTCGGAATCAAACCTGCACCGGTGGTTGCCTCATTCTCGGGTCGGGGCCCCAACGCTTTGAGTCCCGAAATTCTCAAGCCTGACCTGATCGCGCCTGGAGTGAACATCTTGGCCGCTTGGACCGACGCGGTCGGGCCCACAGGGTTGGACTCGGATACCCGAAAGACCGAATTCAACATCTTATCGGGTACTTCGATGGCGTGTCCTCACGTGAGTGGCGCAGCGGCTTTGCTCAAGTCGGCCCACCCGGATTGGAGCCCCGCGGCGATCCGGTCCGCGATGATGACCACCGCTAGTGTTATCGACAACCGGGCTCATCCCATGACAGAGGAGTCGACTGGAAAACCAGCCACGGCGTACGATTTCGGAGCCGGCCATCTCAATTTGGACCGTGCAATGGACCCTGGGTTGGTGTTCGATATCACCAACGATGATTATGTGAACTTTCTCTGCGCGATTGGTTACGGGCCGAAGCTGATCCAGGTAGTTACGCGAATTCCGGCGAAATGCCCAGCGAAGAAGCCAGCCCCGGAAAATCTGAACTACCCGTCGATCGCGGCGTTGTTCTCGGGCGCGTCCAAGGTGGGGCCATCGAGTAAGACATTTGTCAGAACCGTGACGAATGTGGGGCCGATGAGGTCGGTGTACGTGGCAAGAGTTGAGGCTCCCAAGGGAGTGACGGTGACGGTGAAGCCTACCACACTGGCGTTCGCGGCGGGAGTGACGAGACGGAGCTTCGTGGTGACGGTGACGGCCGACACCCGGAACCTGGTGCTGGACGACTCGGGGGCTGTGTTCGGGTCGCTCTCTTGGTCCGATGGGACCCACGTTGTTCGGAGCCCCATTGTGGTGACCCAGTTGAATCCTCTGTGA
- the LOC132177339 gene encoding pentatricopeptide repeat-containing protein DOT4, chloroplastic-like encodes MILMKIKGIPVAFWQFKHFSISSQRSCPTIDPYNSSKRLSNCFKLGRIEDAEKLFDDMPDKDVVSYSIMIHGYAKNGFHRKSMGLYSHMRKLGLDPNSFTVVGVIVSTAGLRSSVLGQSVHGLVVKTGLESDTIVVTAILDMYAKCGTMIDSYKVFKGLKSPGLISCNAVVAGFVHNKLFEEGLLLFNQFRKSGLVPNAATVLGLIRGCIALESKRLCECIHGLIVKFALVFDVSVNNSILDMYSSLTDLDAAAKIFGEMEGKDVISWTTMMGLMIGLEYASNALELFCKMRDSGIRHDTVVIINLISACAILRDLKRGRQVHAQAVVCGFGSEISLANSLIAMYSKCSDLYSSRTIFDQTTQKSLVSWTAMILGCAQNGHPREALNLLAEARLEENFCLDPTMLIGALTASGGLAAFELCQQLHCFTFEAGFSSYRPVQNSLLSTYSKCGMVELAHDVFKEMGYLRDVVSWNAILNGYGINGHGKTAITLYHEMRRCGEDPDSATYLCILSACSHAGLVNDGLVIFNQMVEMNRIKPSEEHYGCVVDLLARAGCLPDAIGFARKFLEGMGRNVWRALLSGCLLHGNVRLAELAASKICERDPEGYDQVVLLSNVYASVGRFQDAESLRSSLKKKGLLKNPGISLLNGIPYDFG; translated from the coding sequence ATGATCTTAATGAAGATAAAGGGAATCCCAGTTGCCTTTTGGCAATTCAAACACTTTTCCATTTCATCCCAACGTTCTTGTCCTACCATTGACCCGTATAACTCCTCAAAGCGCTTGAGCAATTGCTTCAAATTGGGAAGGATTGAAGATGCAGAGAAGTTGTTCGACGATATGCCTGACAAAGACGTTGTTTCGTATTCCATCATGATTCATGGGTATGCCAAAAATGGTTTCCATAGGAAATCCATGGGGTTGTATTCCCATATGCGGAAATTGGGTTTGGATCCTAATTCTTTCACCGTGGTTGGTGTTATTGTTAGCACTGCAGGCTTGCGAAGCTCGGTGCTTGGACAATCCGTTCATGGACTGGTTGTTAAAACTGGGTTAGAGTCTGATACGATAGTGGTCACTGCTATCTTAGATATGTATGCCAAGTGTGGAACTATGATTGACTCTTATAAAGTATTTAAAGGACTGAAGAGCCCGGGTTTGATTTCGTGCAATGCAGTGGTAGCCGGGTTTGTACATAACAAACTCTTTGAAGAGGGACTTTTGCTGTTTAACCAGTTCCGGAAGTCTGGTTTGGTACCTAATGCAGCTACGGTGTTAGGTCTTATTAGGGGTTGCATTGCTTTGGAGTCAAAGAGGCTTTGTGAATGTATCCATGGATTAATTGTTAAATTTGCACTTGTTTTTGATGTATCTGTCAATAATTCGATTCTTGATATGTATTCAAGTTTAACAGATTTAGATGCTGCAGCTAAAATATTTGGTGAGATGGAAGGCAAAGATGTTATTAGTTGGACAACAATGATGGGTTTGATGATTGGCCTTGAATATGCCTCTAATGCACTGGAGCTTTTCTGCAAAATGAGGGATAGTGGGATCCGTCATGACACTGTGGTCATCATAAATCTCATTTCAGCTTGTGCAATCCTCAGGGATTTAAAGAGAGGGAGACAAGTCCATGCTCAAGCTGTTGTTTGTGGATTTGGATCTGAAATCTCTCTGGCAAACTCTCTCATTGCGATGTATTCCAAGTGCAGTGATTTGTATTCTTCGAGAACTATATTTGATCAAACAACTCAAAAGAGTTTGGTTTCATGGACGGCAATGATTTTGGGCTGCGCACAGAATGGACACCCAAGAGAAGCTTTGAATCTCTTGGCTGAAGCAAGACTAGAGGAAAACTTTTGCCTTGATCCAACAATGTTGATTGGTGCTTTAACTGCTTCTGGTGGGCTTGCTGCTTTTGAGCTCTGCCAGCAGCTccattgttttacttttgaagctGGCTTCTCCTCTTATAGACCCGTTCAGAATAGTCTCTTATCAACATACTCGAAGTGTGGGATGGTGGAACTTGCCCACGATGTTTTTAAGGAGATGGGTTATCTTCGAGACGTAGTCTCTTGGAATGCGATTTTAAATGGGTATGGGATTAATGGTCATGGGAAAACTGCTATCACCCTCTACCATGAGATGAGGCGGTGTGGAGAAGATCCTGATAGTGCAACCTACCTGTGCATTTTGAGTGCTTGCAGCCATGCAGGTTTGGTGAATGATGGTCTGGTGATATTCAATCAGATGGTGGAAATGAATAGAATAAAACCAAGCGAAGAGCATTATGGTTGTGTAGTTGACTTGCTTGCAAGGGCAGGCTGCTTACCTGATGCGATTGGGTTTGCTAGAAAATTTTTGGAAGGGATGGGCCGAAATGTTTGGAGAGCTTTGCTGAGTGGATGTCTGCTTCATGGCAATGTTCGGCTTGCAGAACTTGCAGCAAGCAAAATATGTGAGCGGGATCCAGAAGGATATGATCAAGTTGTGCTTCTTTCAAATGTTTATGCATCAGTTGGTAGGTTTCAGGATGCTGAATCATTGAGATCAAGCCTGAAGAAGAAGGGGTTGTTAAAAAATCCAGGGATCAGCTTACTTAATGGGATTCCATATGATTTTGGATGA